The Brasilonema sennae CENA114 genome includes a region encoding these proteins:
- the dxr gene encoding 1-deoxy-D-xylulose-5-phosphate reductoisomerase produces MKAITLLGSTGSIGTQTLDIVAQYPDQFRIVGLAAGNNVDLLASQIRQFRPSIVAICSQEKLPELKEAIKDVAPQPILMAGDAGVIEVARYGDAQTVVTGIVGCAGLLPTIAAIEAGKDIALANKETLIAGGPVVLPLIKKHGVKLLPADSEHSAIFQCLQGLPDGGLRRILLTASGGAFRDWAVEKLAEVTVADAIKHPNWSMGRKITVDSATLMNKGLEVIEAHFLFGLDYENIEIVIHPQSIIHSLIELQDTSVLAQLGWPDMHLPLLYALSWPDRIYTNWERLDLVKIGSLSFCEPDHQKYPCMKLAYAAGRAGGSMPAVLNAANEQAVALFLEEKIQFLDIPRCIEWVCDRHERDNRANPSLDDILTADKWARQEVLKATQQLENHSRIISLR; encoded by the coding sequence GTGAAAGCAATAACTCTTCTTGGTTCTACTGGTTCTATCGGTACTCAGACTTTAGACATTGTCGCTCAATACCCCGATCAATTCCGGATTGTGGGCTTAGCGGCTGGAAACAATGTAGATTTGTTGGCTTCTCAGATTCGGCAATTTCGACCAAGTATAGTAGCTATCTGCTCACAAGAGAAGTTGCCAGAACTCAAAGAAGCAATCAAAGACGTTGCTCCCCAGCCGATTTTAATGGCTGGTGATGCTGGAGTTATTGAAGTTGCTCGTTACGGAGATGCCCAAACCGTTGTTACGGGTATTGTTGGTTGTGCTGGGTTGCTACCTACCATTGCAGCCATTGAAGCTGGTAAAGATATCGCCTTGGCAAACAAAGAAACCTTAATTGCTGGAGGTCCGGTTGTTTTACCTCTGATTAAAAAACACGGTGTGAAATTACTGCCAGCAGATTCGGAACATTCTGCTATATTTCAATGTTTACAAGGTCTTCCAGATGGAGGTTTACGACGAATTTTATTAACTGCATCTGGTGGTGCTTTTCGTGACTGGGCAGTAGAGAAGTTAGCAGAAGTCACAGTTGCTGATGCTATCAAGCATCCTAACTGGTCAATGGGGCGTAAAATTACTGTCGATTCTGCGACTTTAATGAATAAAGGTCTAGAAGTGATTGAGGCTCATTTCCTGTTTGGGTTGGATTACGAGAATATTGAGATTGTCATTCATCCCCAAAGTATTATTCACTCGCTGATTGAACTACAAGACACCTCTGTTCTCGCCCAACTTGGTTGGCCGGATATGCACTTACCTTTACTGTATGCTTTGTCTTGGCCCGATCGCATCTACACCAACTGGGAACGCCTAGATTTAGTCAAAATCGGCAGTTTAAGCTTTTGTGAACCAGATCATCAAAAGTATCCTTGCATGAAATTAGCTTATGCAGCAGGTCGGGCTGGTGGTTCCATGCCTGCTGTGTTAAATGCAGCCAATGAGCAAGCTGTGGCTTTGTTTTTAGAAGAAAAAATTCAGTTTTTAGATATTCCTCGGTGTATCGAATGGGTGTGCGATCGCCACGAACGTGACAATCGTGCAAATCCTTCTTTAGATGACATTTTGACAGCAGACAAATGGGCAAGACAAGAAGTTTTAAAAGCAACTCAACAGTTGGAAAATCATTCGCGCATAATATCTTTGCGATAA